One segment of Maridesulfovibrio ferrireducens DNA contains the following:
- the glyQ gene encoding glycine--tRNA ligase subunit alpha, translating to MNFQNVILTLQNFWSDYGCCLVQPLDIEVGAGTFNPSTFFRVIGPEPWNAAYVEPSRRPTDGRYGENPNRLQHYFQFQVILKPSPDNVQDLYLKSLEALGLDAAAHDIRFVEDDWESPTLGAWGLGWEVWLNGMEVTQFTYFQQVGGLDLSPVSVELTYGLERLCMYLQGKESVYDLMWNDKITYGQIFHQNEVENSKYNFELSDSAMLLDLFNKYEAESLRLCEEKLPRPAYDYCLKCSHTFNMLDARGAISITERATYIGRVRTLASAAARLYSAQREELNYPMLEND from the coding sequence ATGAATTTTCAGAATGTTATACTTACGTTGCAAAACTTTTGGTCTGATTATGGTTGTTGTCTAGTTCAGCCTCTTGATATTGAGGTAGGGGCCGGAACATTCAATCCTTCAACTTTTTTCAGAGTTATCGGACCTGAGCCTTGGAATGCTGCTTATGTGGAACCGTCCCGCCGTCCTACTGATGGACGTTACGGAGAAAATCCAAACAGGCTTCAGCACTACTTTCAGTTTCAGGTTATTTTAAAACCTTCCCCTGACAATGTTCAGGACCTCTATCTCAAGAGTCTCGAAGCTCTCGGTTTAGATGCTGCTGCACATGACATCAGATTTGTAGAAGATGACTGGGAATCTCCTACACTGGGTGCATGGGGACTTGGCTGGGAAGTTTGGCTTAACGGTATGGAAGTAACTCAATTTACCTACTTCCAGCAGGTCGGAGGACTTGACCTCAGCCCTGTTTCCGTTGAACTGACCTACGGTCTCGAAAGACTCTGCATGTACTTGCAGGGCAAAGAATCCGTTTATGATCTGATGTGGAACGACAAGATCACTTATGGTCAAATATTCCATCAGAACGAAGTTGAGAATTCTAAATATAATTTTGAACTCAGCGATTCAGCCATGCTTCTTGATCTATTCAATAAATATGAAGCTGAAAGTTTGAGACTATGCGAAGAGAAGCTTCCCCGTCCCGCATACGACTATTGCCTGAAATGTTCTCACACTTTCAATATGCTTGATGCTCGCGGTGCAATATCCATTACCGAACGAGCAACATATATAGGCAGAGTGCGTACTTTAGCTTCCGCTGCAGCAAGACTTTATTCAGCACAGCGCGAAGAGTTAAATTACCCCATGCTTGAAAACGATTAA
- the trkA gene encoding Trk system potassium transporter TrkA gives MRVIIVGAGEVGFNVARRLSGESKEVVVIDTNSKALSRVSDTLDVQTILGSGSSPEILKRAGIVDADIFLAVTDKDEINLISTFLANRIAPKIIKLARIRNEDYTKYPEMFTEGDLRIDTLINPDEEVVESILRVMSVPGAVEINDFVGGKVRLIGVKLPKESPLVGVTLMNIKEHLVGINVVIAALVREDRLIIPGGLDTIQEGDIVYFTSMRNQQESLLRQAGILSDPIRKVLIVGGGNVGFLLAQALDNKKFHTRLLDKDSDRCDELSEKLDRVIVLHGDGTDQELLKEENVGELDMVISVTGDEEMNILSCLLAKNLGARKTITRINNFAYIPLIQPIGIDHLVCPRLSAINSILHFVRQGKVISAVSIKGEEAEALEAIAQEKSGIVGKPIKDLNLPKGTLILCFQRGEEVIIPSGFTVIEPNDRLLIISTRKNIPEIEKALTTKLEYY, from the coding sequence TTGAGGGTTATAATCGTTGGTGCCGGAGAAGTTGGGTTTAACGTCGCGAGACGCCTTTCCGGTGAAAGTAAGGAAGTTGTTGTTATAGACACAAACTCCAAAGCATTAAGTAGGGTTTCTGATACATTAGATGTTCAAACCATACTTGGCTCCGGTTCAAGCCCGGAAATTTTGAAACGGGCCGGGATTGTAGATGCTGATATTTTTTTAGCGGTTACAGATAAAGATGAAATAAATTTAATTTCAACTTTTCTAGCGAACCGTATTGCTCCCAAAATCATCAAACTTGCACGCATCCGGAATGAAGATTATACTAAATATCCGGAAATGTTCACTGAAGGTGACCTTCGAATTGACACTTTGATCAATCCTGATGAAGAAGTTGTTGAATCCATACTAAGAGTCATGAGTGTACCCGGGGCTGTGGAAATTAATGACTTCGTTGGTGGAAAAGTTCGCCTTATCGGGGTTAAGCTTCCAAAAGAGAGCCCTCTTGTAGGGGTAACTCTTATGAATATCAAAGAGCATCTTGTCGGCATTAATGTCGTCATTGCTGCTTTGGTTCGCGAAGACAGACTCATCATTCCCGGCGGTTTAGATACCATTCAAGAAGGGGATATTGTCTATTTTACATCCATGCGTAACCAGCAGGAATCTCTACTTAGACAAGCTGGAATTCTTTCAGATCCCATTAGAAAAGTTCTTATTGTCGGCGGCGGAAATGTCGGCTTCCTTTTAGCTCAAGCTCTTGATAACAAAAAATTTCATACACGCCTTCTGGATAAAGATTCTGATCGTTGTGATGAACTTTCTGAAAAACTTGACCGTGTTATTGTTTTACATGGAGATGGAACTGATCAGGAATTACTAAAAGAAGAAAATGTCGGTGAACTGGATATGGTTATCTCAGTTACCGGCGACGAAGAAATGAATATCTTATCCTGCCTGCTTGCTAAAAACTTAGGCGCCCGTAAGACAATTACCCGCATTAACAATTTCGCGTATATTCCTTTGATTCAACCTATTGGGATTGACCATCTTGTTTGTCCCAGACTCTCCGCAATTAATTCAATTCTACATTTTGTCAGACAAGGAAAAGTTATTTCTGCCGTTTCGATAAAAGGTGAAGAAGCTGAAGCTCTTGAGGCAATTGCTCAAGAAAAATCAGGAATTGTCGGTAAACCGATTAAAGATTTAAATCTTCCTAAAGGAACACTCATTCTCTGCTTCCAACGCGGAGAGGAAGTAATAATTCCTTCAGGTTTCACTGTAATTGAACCCAATGACAGACTTTTAATTATTTCAACTCGTAAAAATATACCTGAAATAGAGAAAGCACTTACCACCAAACTGGAGTATTATTAA
- a CDS encoding TrkH family potassium uptake protein produces the protein MRWKVVLHIIGALILCVGLTMIMPLAFSLYYQDSGIMPLIQSMLISCLCGLGLFLVFRSKDENQGLSHREGMAIVALGWVAAGFFGSLPFYFGDVFSSNVDCFFESLSGFTTTGSSVMTDIESVAKGILFWRSLTHWLGGMGIIVLSLAILPFLGVGGMQLYKAEVPGPVPDKLKPRIKDTAIVLWKVYLLFSAIEAILLMLGGMDFFDSLCHTFGTLATGGFSTKNTSVAYFNSAYIDYVITFFMIVAGINFSLHYQMLKGRPLILWRDPEFRFFASITALITVIVTVVVYSAHNYETVADTIRYTSFQVASIMSTTGFATADYELWPALAQGLLLLCMFLGGCAGSTSGGMKHLRIMLLLKQSYQQIFRIIHPRSVNRVKLGKKVIKPETMNDILGFAVLWIGLFVLCGLIVAATGVDVVSSFAASLACIGNIGPGIGTVGPADNFSHIPEVGKWALIFCMLLGRLEIYTVIVLCVPEFWRK, from the coding sequence ATGCGCTGGAAGGTCGTTCTGCATATTATCGGAGCACTAATTTTGTGCGTCGGCCTTACAATGATAATGCCACTTGCTTTTTCATTGTATTATCAAGATTCAGGAATAATGCCTTTGATTCAGTCCATGTTAATTTCCTGTCTCTGCGGTTTAGGGTTGTTTCTTGTTTTTCGCAGTAAGGATGAAAATCAAGGCTTAAGTCATAGAGAAGGAATGGCTATTGTTGCGTTAGGATGGGTTGCAGCCGGCTTTTTCGGGAGTCTTCCTTTTTATTTCGGAGATGTTTTTTCAAGTAATGTTGACTGTTTTTTTGAATCCTTGTCCGGTTTTACCACGACAGGTTCTTCAGTAATGACTGACATTGAAAGTGTTGCGAAAGGGATTCTGTTTTGGCGCAGTCTTACTCATTGGCTTGGCGGCATGGGGATCATTGTTCTTTCTCTTGCAATTCTACCTTTTCTCGGGGTCGGAGGAATGCAGCTTTATAAAGCAGAAGTTCCCGGTCCTGTTCCAGATAAATTAAAACCCCGAATTAAAGACACCGCGATAGTACTTTGGAAAGTTTATCTTTTATTCTCAGCCATAGAAGCCATACTCTTAATGCTTGGTGGAATGGATTTTTTCGATTCTCTTTGCCATACATTCGGAACGCTCGCCACTGGTGGATTCTCAACCAAGAACACTTCAGTTGCATATTTTAACAGTGCTTATATCGATTATGTCATCACCTTTTTTATGATTGTCGCAGGTATCAATTTTAGTCTTCATTACCAAATGTTGAAAGGGCGGCCTTTAATTTTATGGCGTGATCCTGAATTTAGATTTTTTGCATCCATTACAGCCTTAATAACGGTTATAGTTACTGTCGTTGTTTATTCTGCCCACAATTATGAAACCGTTGCTGATACTATCAGGTACACATCATTTCAGGTTGCCTCAATTATGAGCACAACAGGTTTTGCAACTGCGGATTATGAGTTATGGCCGGCACTGGCTCAAGGGTTACTACTTTTGTGCATGTTTTTAGGCGGATGCGCCGGATCAACCAGCGGCGGTATGAAGCATCTTCGTATTATGCTCCTTTTGAAACAGTCTTATCAGCAAATTTTCAGAATTATTCACCCGCGCTCAGTAAATAGAGTAAAACTCGGAAAAAAAGTCATTAAGCCTGAAACGATGAATGATATTCTCGGGTTCGCAGTACTCTGGATCGGCCTTTTCGTGCTTTGCGGCCTTATTGTTGCGGCGACAGGAGTAGACGTTGTTTCCTCATTTGCAGCATCTCTCGCTTGTATCGGAAACATAGGTCCTGGAATTGGAACTGTCGGTCCGGCTGACAACTTCTCTCATATTCCCGAAGTTGGTAAGTGGGCGTTAATTTTTTGTATGCTACTTGGACGACTTGAAATTTATACAGTGATTGTACTTTGTGTTCCTGAATTCTGGAGAAAGTAA
- the rpsT gene encoding 30S ribosomal protein S20, whose amino-acid sequence MANHKSALKRHRQSLVRNSRNNMVRTRIKNVVKEVHSAVDLKDTELAATALRKATSILDAAATKKVIHARAASRRISRLHAAVNKMA is encoded by the coding sequence TTGGCTAATCATAAGTCCGCACTCAAAAGACATCGTCAGAGCCTCGTTCGTAATTCACGCAACAACATGGTACGTACTCGTATCAAAAACGTTGTTAAAGAAGTACATTCAGCAGTTGATTTGAAAGACACTGAACTTGCAGCAACAGCTCTTCGTAAAGCTACTTCCATTCTTGATGCAGCAGCAACAAAGAAAGTTATCCACGCACGCGCAGCGTCCCGCAGGATTTCTCGTCTTCACGCTGCCGTAAATAAGATGGCGTAA
- a CDS encoding tetratricopeptide repeat protein has protein sequence MISNFCRHKFRPLLIALFLIFITSTSSNAVEAKNGESYDSWLEKYGAWDVLEENYSGSGDSPELIIKRAQTAYKLGRYSACMNILQGTPAFDDKYLETSRLWLGGQTQRALGDPVKSVIWFSQAARFMKQDFMTDKFKSEPNLKTVWFDVWRSLYWSVLVTSGSAREAQNMILTQSFEQAEKVWPTTYFIVNTKPVFKSSLQKGLDFKPALRNSTIINDKDRELIAMSIAASSLSEWNKSNSILEDISNSTVKTFWNSVNSYLETGKNPAGVDSFQDENLVNAWSFFKSGVLEPAYASPTLWKMAAPASPAWNAFRNKLMSMSPREALDTIDRETGSLLLSEELVSALQNYKLAFALLTSDMELAKKVWGQLDPNSLPMSLRVAAGIVFKPDFSKILSTADAGKNSNLFIISGLCDAAGVEYFNDINSPFWQSLSGNQFNAQVNSRPLDRLLLFSELAKDSSKKMDKSIARRCAMLFPNSDLGARSFIYLADNAAQNRDFKLSAFYLKRVDPNKFGADMHLNWLIAAVEYDLAVGNEAKALKAYNEILGSGGALPPEKELRLALLIQQKGDLKKAQAILERIWSGQDKLDDELKAEILFWIAEGEQAMGNKDKALKSYLELAFKFPKQNIWAVTAMYRISMIYEHRGQFETAKKFLNTVIKNADRKAQKEAAKARLNAIDTKLAKTGNGKEASFPF, from the coding sequence ATGATTTCAAACTTTTGCAGACATAAATTTCGACCGCTGCTAATTGCCCTTTTTTTAATTTTTATAACCTCAACATCATCTAATGCTGTTGAGGCTAAAAATGGTGAATCTTATGATTCATGGCTTGAAAAATACGGAGCATGGGACGTTCTTGAAGAAAACTATTCTGGCAGCGGAGATTCTCCAGAGTTAATTATAAAAAGAGCTCAAACTGCCTATAAGTTAGGTAGGTATTCTGCCTGCATGAATATTTTACAGGGAACACCTGCTTTTGATGATAAATATCTCGAAACATCACGGCTCTGGCTTGGTGGACAAACGCAACGAGCTTTAGGTGATCCTGTTAAAAGTGTCATTTGGTTCAGTCAGGCTGCCCGCTTTATGAAGCAGGATTTTATGACTGATAAGTTTAAATCTGAACCAAATCTCAAAACTGTATGGTTTGATGTTTGGCGATCTCTCTATTGGTCGGTGCTAGTAACTTCAGGGTCCGCTCGTGAAGCTCAGAATATGATTCTAACTCAATCTTTTGAACAGGCTGAGAAGGTTTGGCCCACTACTTATTTTATAGTTAATACTAAACCTGTTTTTAAAAGCTCGCTTCAAAAAGGTCTCGATTTCAAACCGGCGTTGCGCAATTCAACCATTATTAATGATAAGGATCGTGAGTTGATTGCAATGTCTATTGCTGCATCAAGTTTGAGCGAATGGAACAAGTCCAACTCTATTCTTGAGGATATCAGTAATTCAACAGTCAAAACTTTTTGGAATTCGGTAAACAGCTATTTGGAAACTGGTAAAAATCCGGCTGGTGTTGATTCGTTTCAAGATGAAAATCTTGTTAACGCATGGTCTTTTTTCAAATCAGGTGTACTTGAACCTGCTTATGCATCCCCCACTTTGTGGAAAATGGCCGCCCCTGCCTCCCCTGCTTGGAATGCTTTCCGTAACAAACTGATGTCTATGTCTCCTCGGGAAGCACTTGATACCATTGATCGCGAAACAGGCTCGCTGCTTCTTTCAGAAGAACTGGTCAGTGCTTTGCAAAATTATAAATTGGCATTTGCTCTCTTGACCAGCGATATGGAATTAGCAAAGAAAGTTTGGGGGCAACTTGACCCTAATTCATTACCTATGAGTCTTCGTGTTGCCGCGGGAATAGTTTTTAAACCTGACTTTTCTAAAATTTTAAGTACTGCAGATGCAGGTAAAAATTCAAATCTATTCATAATATCCGGGCTTTGTGATGCCGCAGGTGTTGAATATTTTAACGATATCAATTCTCCTTTTTGGCAATCTCTTTCAGGTAATCAATTTAATGCACAGGTTAACAGCAGACCATTAGATCGATTGCTTTTATTTTCAGAATTAGCAAAGGACAGCTCGAAGAAGATGGATAAAAGTATAGCACGTAGATGTGCTATGTTATTTCCGAACTCTGACTTAGGTGCCAGAAGCTTTATTTACCTTGCAGATAATGCTGCTCAAAATAGAGACTTCAAGCTATCAGCTTTTTATTTAAAAAGAGTTGATCCAAATAAGTTTGGAGCCGACATGCATCTAAACTGGCTTATTGCCGCCGTTGAGTATGATCTCGCGGTTGGTAATGAAGCCAAAGCCCTTAAAGCGTACAATGAAATTTTAGGATCTGGAGGCGCCCTTCCCCCTGAGAAAGAATTGAGATTAGCGCTTTTAATACAGCAAAAAGGTGATCTTAAAAAAGCTCAAGCTATACTTGAAAGAATATGGAGCGGGCAGGATAAGTTAGATGATGAACTTAAAGCGGAAATATTATTCTGGATTGCCGAAGGTGAACAGGCAATGGGAAATAAAGATAAGGCTCTGAAAAGTTATCTGGAATTAGCGTTTAAATTCCCGAAACAAAACATTTGGGCTGTAACCGCTATGTACAGAATTTCAATGATATATGAACATAGAGGTCAATTTGAAACAGCTAAAAAGTTTTTAAATACTGTTATTAAAAATGCTGACAGAAAGGCTCAAAAAGAGGCTGCAAAAGCAAGGCTTAATGCAATTGACACCAAACTTGCCAAAACAGGAAACGGAAAAGAAGCTTCCTTTCCGTTTTAG
- the glyS gene encoding glycine--tRNA ligase subunit beta, whose product MADFILEIGIEEMPARFVPRLGEDIKNIFSDLLKEHMIDFAEVAAFATPRRLSVFVTDIALDQRKVEEEVSGPPARIAYDADGKPTKACDGFVKSQGIKPEDIYLIKTDKGDYLGAKKTVGGAATVSILPEMCITAIKKLSFPKKMKWGSLEFTFGRPLRWLLCLCGDQVVDFELAGLTSGRKTYGHRVMGAGPWDIASASDYFNTIEQKCSVVISPEKRGELVRAEGDKLASALNGSVVWKDSLLQEVSNLVEFPMPIIGNFEESFLELPKEVLLTSMESHQKCFGIENSDGNLLPHFLCTLNLKPKEMDLVRKGWEKVLKARLEDARFFWAKDLDTDFGVWLEKLEHVVFLGPLGTMGDKSRRLENLAALIAGKVDPDLQTEMARAGKIAKADLVSEMVNEFDKLQGLMGGIYGFKKGEDDVVCKAISEQYLPAGPESPVPSTIGGAIISMTDKADTLVGCFGLNKIPTGANDAYALRRAALGIIRMILEFRLSVDILEIFDMAYDGYSKDIKWKLDKAEILEKLGDFISSRLRAYFTGQGYETRVVDAALGAGFRDVNALKARVEALSEFAKEEGFEQSVLTFKRASNIIRKQGSEAGLILTGGYEVEKLIEPQEKDLAKKLDDTADRFEELWGNDDFTNLFGILGELRPFVDDFFDNVMVISDDESLKINRLNLLQALVDRLSRLADFGALQV is encoded by the coding sequence ATGGCCGATTTTATTCTCGAAATAGGTATTGAAGAAATGCCCGCCCGCTTTGTTCCACGTCTGGGCGAGGATATTAAAAATATATTCAGTGACCTTCTTAAAGAACACATGATTGATTTTGCAGAAGTAGCCGCTTTTGCCACTCCTCGCAGACTTAGTGTTTTCGTCACAGACATCGCACTTGATCAAAGAAAAGTTGAAGAGGAAGTCTCAGGGCCTCCTGCTAGAATAGCTTACGATGCTGACGGAAAACCAACTAAAGCCTGTGACGGATTTGTTAAATCTCAAGGGATCAAACCCGAAGATATTTATCTCATCAAGACTGATAAAGGTGATTATCTCGGAGCTAAAAAAACAGTCGGCGGAGCTGCAACTGTTTCTATTCTTCCTGAGATGTGTATCACCGCAATTAAAAAGCTTTCATTTCCTAAAAAGATGAAGTGGGGCAGTCTCGAGTTCACATTTGGCAGACCGCTGCGTTGGCTGTTGTGCCTTTGCGGTGACCAAGTTGTAGACTTTGAATTGGCCGGACTTACTTCAGGACGTAAAACCTACGGACATCGTGTCATGGGTGCCGGTCCATGGGATATTGCTTCTGCTTCTGACTACTTCAATACTATTGAACAGAAATGTTCTGTAGTTATTTCGCCGGAAAAACGAGGAGAACTCGTTCGCGCTGAAGGAGATAAACTTGCTTCCGCGCTTAACGGTTCTGTTGTCTGGAAGGACAGTCTGCTTCAAGAAGTCAGTAACCTTGTTGAATTCCCCATGCCTATCATTGGAAACTTTGAAGAATCTTTCCTTGAGCTTCCTAAAGAAGTTTTGCTGACAAGCATGGAAAGCCATCAGAAATGTTTCGGTATTGAGAACTCTGACGGAAACCTGCTTCCTCATTTTCTATGCACTTTAAATCTGAAGCCTAAAGAAATGGATCTGGTTCGTAAGGGATGGGAAAAAGTTCTTAAAGCAAGACTTGAAGATGCTCGTTTCTTCTGGGCTAAAGATTTAGATACAGATTTTGGTGTCTGGCTTGAAAAGCTTGAACACGTAGTATTCCTTGGTCCTTTGGGAACCATGGGAGACAAATCGCGTAGACTTGAAAATCTGGCTGCTTTGATCGCAGGTAAAGTTGATCCTGATTTGCAGACTGAAATGGCTCGCGCCGGTAAAATTGCCAAAGCAGACCTTGTATCTGAGATGGTTAATGAATTTGATAAACTGCAAGGCTTGATGGGCGGAATCTACGGCTTTAAAAAGGGCGAAGATGATGTTGTATGCAAAGCTATCAGTGAGCAATATCTCCCCGCAGGACCAGAAAGTCCTGTACCTTCTACAATTGGTGGAGCAATAATATCCATGACCGATAAAGCCGATACTCTCGTCGGTTGCTTCGGATTAAATAAAATACCTACCGGTGCCAACGATGCCTACGCTCTCAGGCGCGCTGCCCTTGGTATTATACGGATGATCCTTGAATTCAGATTAAGTGTCGACATCCTCGAAATTTTCGACATGGCTTATGACGGATACTCTAAGGATATTAAATGGAAACTTGATAAAGCAGAGATTCTTGAAAAGCTTGGAGATTTTATTTCCAGCAGACTCCGCGCCTATTTTACAGGCCAAGGGTATGAAACAAGAGTCGTTGATGCTGCTTTAGGTGCCGGATTCAGAGATGTTAATGCTCTAAAAGCTAGAGTTGAAGCTTTATCTGAATTCGCAAAAGAAGAAGGATTCGAGCAGTCGGTGCTTACTTTTAAGCGAGCATCAAACATTATCAGAAAGCAGGGTAGTGAAGCAGGACTCATTTTGACTGGAGGATATGAAGTTGAAAAACTGATTGAACCTCAGGAAAAAGACCTTGCTAAAAAGCTGGATGATACCGCTGATCGTTTCGAAGAACTTTGGGGAAATGACGATTTCACGAATCTCTTTGGAATTCTTGGAGAATTAAGACCATTTGTGGATGACTTTTTTGATAACGTAATGGTCATCAGCGATGATGAATCATTAAAAATTAATCGCCTGAACTTGCTTCAAGCCCTGGTAGACAGACTTAGCAGGTTGGCTGATTTTGGTGCTCTTCAGGTTTAA